The following proteins are co-located in the Immundisolibacter sp. genome:
- a CDS encoding enoyl-CoA hydratase-related protein → MYQGYQRLKFQRDDSILTIFLSNPNARNAVDADMHAELARVFLEVALDTDTRVVVLTGDPDGKAFCAGGDLKWIEGIEGQGERFALVLKEGLDIVRTMTNTPQPIVSMINGHAMGLGATIGLFADVSFMDETAKIADPHVSIGVVAGDGGAVIWPLLIGPNRAKEFLMTGDAMSGAQAASIGLVNHAVPAAELHDRAYAFARKLATGPQLAIQLTKRSVNLFVGQVIEQVLTASLAMEGLTFASADHREALRAFFAKEKPKFQ, encoded by the coding sequence ATGTACCAGGGTTACCAGCGCCTCAAGTTCCAACGGGATGACAGCATCCTGACCATCTTTCTGTCCAACCCAAATGCACGTAATGCGGTCGACGCCGACATGCACGCCGAACTGGCGCGGGTGTTTCTGGAAGTGGCGCTGGATACGGACACGCGCGTTGTCGTGCTGACCGGTGACCCGGACGGCAAGGCGTTCTGTGCCGGTGGCGACCTGAAGTGGATCGAGGGAATCGAAGGCCAGGGCGAACGCTTCGCACTGGTGCTCAAGGAGGGTCTCGACATTGTCAGGACCATGACCAACACGCCGCAGCCGATCGTATCCATGATCAACGGCCACGCCATGGGCCTGGGCGCCACCATCGGCTTGTTCGCGGACGTGAGCTTCATGGACGAGACAGCCAAAATCGCCGACCCGCACGTGTCGATCGGCGTGGTCGCCGGTGACGGTGGCGCCGTGATCTGGCCGCTGCTGATTGGTCCCAATCGAGCGAAGGAGTTCCTGATGACCGGCGATGCCATGTCCGGCGCCCAGGCGGCTTCCATCGGCCTGGTCAACCATGCCGTACCGGCGGCCGAATTGCACGACCGTGCCTACGCTTTCGCCCGCAAGCTGGCCACCGGCCCGCAGCTGGCCATCCAGCTGACCAAGCGCTCGGTGAACCTGTTTGTCGGTCAGGTCATCGAACAGGTGCTGACCGCTTCACTGGCCATGGAAGGGTTGACCTTTGCCAGTGCCGACCACCGCGAGGCCTTGCGCGCGTTCTTCGCCAAGGAAAAGCCCAAGTTCCAGTAA